The nucleotide sequence AATTTTATTAATATGAAAAAGATATTCTTTTCCGGCTTCTTTTTGCTGTTGTTTCTTGCAGGAAATATTTCTGCCCAAAGTTTGGATGATAAAGAGTGGGCTAAAAAGCTGAAATCTATGAAACCTAACGAGCTTAGGGAACTGGTGGAAAAAAACGAAGAGTTGGAAAGCAAGGTTCGTAAGCTGGAGTCTGAAAATAAGTCTCAAGATGCAGAGCTCGCCCGCTTGAAAAAAGAACTGGAAGACTATAGTGCCGGTTCAGCACCTTCTAAGACTGTTAGCAACCCATCAGGTAGTAATGTACCGGTTATTGAGGGTTTGATATATAAGGTTCAGATCGGTGCATTCAAAAATAAAAACCTAAGCAAGTACTTAGACAACCATAAAAACTTTAGTGGAGACATTGATAAGGATGGTACAAGAAAGTATACCTTGGGACACTTTGAAGATTATTGGGAGGCCGATAGGTTTAAGAAGTACCTTCGTGAAATGGGCGTCAAAGATGCATGGGTTGTTCCTTATAAAGATGGAAACAGAATATCTATGAAAGACGCACTTGAAGGTAATCTTTAATGTGTTTTTTCGTGAAGTATAAAAAAGAGCCTTTCCTTACGTGAAAGGCTTTTTTGCTTGTTGTCTTACAATAGATTTTTATTTATTTTGGGGTAATGGAAAAGCGGTGGGTAATACGGAAAAGGCCAGGTTCAGAAATCTTAAATAAGCTTTCTTCTGAAATCAATGTTAATGCAGACTTGGCGGCCCTTTTGGTGCAAAGAGAGGTATATAATTATTCAGAAGCTAGGGCTTTTTTTAGGCCTTCCATGAGTGAATTGCATGATCCTTTTTTAATGAAGGATATGGATAAAGCCGTAGATAGGCTCTGCCAAGCAATAGCTAAGGGAGAAAAAGTGCTTGTTTTTGGCGACTATGATGTTGATGGAACCACTGCCGTTGCAACTTTTTTCGATTTTTTTAGTAGAATTCACTCCCACACATTATTTTATATTCCTGACCGGTACAAAGAAGGTTATGGAATCTCAAAAAAAGGGATAGACTTTGCCGCAGACGAGGGGGTAACATTGGTAGTAAGTCTAGACTGTGGAATCAAAAGCGTCGATTTAGTAAAATATGCCGCGACAAAGAATATAGATTTTATTATCTGTGACCACCATCAACCAGGTGAGCAATTGCCTGAGGCTGTTGCCGTGCTAGACCCAAAGCGCTCCGATTGCCCATACCCTTATAAAGAACTCTCAGGGTGTGGTGTTGGATTTAAGCTGATGCAGGCTATTAGTATTCAGGGGAGCCTACAAGAAAATATAGACCTGCAAAATTACCTTGATTTGGTAGCAGTGAGTATTGCTTCTGATATTGTACCGATAACAGGCGAAAATAGGATTTTAGCTTTTTTTGGTCTTCAGGTGTTAAACACTTGTCCTCGCCCTGGATTGCAGGCATTGTTAGAGGTTGCAGGTCTTGATAGGCGGGAAATAGATATAACAGATGTTGTTTTTGGCATAGGACCAAGAATCAATGCTGCGGGCAGGATTGCTCACGCAAAGGCTGCGGTAGAGCTTATGTTGTGTAGCAGTAAGGAAGAAGCGGCTGATTTTGCTCGCAATATTAACAAGAACAACACTACCCGGAGAGATGTAGATGCAAGTATTACCAGCCAGGCTCTTGAAATGATAGAAGGTAATGAGCAGTTTGTCAGTGCTTGTTCAACTGTTTTGTATAAAGAAGACTGGCACAAAGGGGTAATTGGTATTGTGGCCTCTCGGTGTATAGAAAAGTATTATCGGCCTACTGTTATATTTACGAAATCTGGAGAAGTGGCTGCAGGCTCTGCACGGTCTGTTGTAGGTTTTGATTTATATGATGCCTTAGAGAAATGTTCAGACCTCCTTATTCAATTTGGTGGGCACATGTATGCAGCGGGAATGACTATAGAACCTGATAAAATAGCTGCTTTCAGAGAAAAGTTTGAACAAGTTGTTTCTGAATCTATTACTAAAGAACAACTGGTTCCGCAGGTAGATATTGATCTCGAAATAGGACTAAACAGAGTTACAGAAAAGTTTTACAATATAATTAGGCAAATGGGGCCTTTTGGGCCTGGCAATATGCAGCCTGTTTTTATATCGCGAAATGTTGTAGATTGTGGAGGCGCAAGGCTTTTAAAAGATCAGCATATAAAACTGTCGGTCATGCAGGAAGATTCTGATGTTTTTGATGCTATTGGCTTTGGAATGCCTGAGTTTTACGAAAGAATAAAAAATGGCGAGATGTTTGATATCTGTTATTGTGTTAGTGAAAATAACTATAATGGTCGCAAGTCATTGCAGCTTATGATCAAGGATATCAAATTTGGAAACGAAAAATCAAGCGTATATGAAGCGACTGGTATTAAGGGCAGAGCATTTAATTAAAAAATATAAATCTCGGACTGTTGTAAACAATGTCTCCGTAGAAGTGCAACAAGGTGAAATTGTGGGTTTGTTGGGTCCTAATGGTGCTGGAAAAACTACTTCTTTTTACATGATTGTTGGACTTATCAGACCTAATGAGGGTAAGATTTTTTTGGACAATCAGGAGATTACGGACTTGCCTATGTATAAAAGGGCTAAAAAGGGTGTTGGTTATTTGGCGCAAGAGGCTTCAGTTTTTCGTAAGCTTTCTGTTGAAGAGAATATCATGGCTGTACTTGAAATGACGAATAAGTCCCGACAAGAACAGAAAGAGAAAACCGAAGAGCTTTTAGAGGAATTTAGCCTTACACATGTTCGGAAAAATTTGGGTATGGTCTTGTCGGGAGGGGAGCGGCGTCGGACGGAAATTGCTCGTGCACTGGCCACAGACCCAAAGTTTGTACTACTGGATGAGCCATTTGCAGGGGTTGACCCTATTGCGGTAGAGGAAATACAAACTATTGTTGCCAAACTAAAAAATAAAAACATTGGAATCCTTATTACTGACCACAATGTGAACGAGACGCTGTCGATTACCGATAGGGCTTACCTCCTTTTTGAAGGTAAAATCTTGAAGTCAGGAACAGCCGAAGAGCTTGCTGCAGACGAGCAAGTGCGCAGAGTTTATTTAGGAAAACATTTTGAACTGAAACGAAAAATCTGAGTGGGCCTTCTTAATTCCATAATCTCCAGTACGCTTAAAAAAAGAATATCTTCTATAGAATCCTTGTTGGAAAATCCTATAGAAGTACAGCGCAATGTTTTTAGAAACCTTGTAAAAACAGCTGCCACTACCGAGTGGGGCAAGAAATATGATTATAAGAACATTGCTACCGTAAAAGAGTTTTCGAACAAGGTTCCCGTTTCGTCTTATGAAGATTTGTTCCCATACATCGAGCGTGTGATGAAAGGGGAACAAAATATTCTTTGGCCATCTCCTGTCAAATGGTTTGCCAAATCTTCAGGTACTACTAATGCCAAAAGCAAATTTATACCTGTTTCTAAAGAATCTCTTGAAGAGTGCCACTATAAAGGAGGTAAGGACTTATGTGCGATTTACCTAAACAATAATCCTTCTTCCCAAATGTTTGGAGGAAAAAGCTTGGCTGTGGGAGGGGCTTTGCATAAAAACTTCGGATATAAGGACACTTATTTCGGAGATATCTCGGCAGTCATAATGGCCAACCTTCCTGTGTGGGCGCAAGCTGTGCGCACTCCTGGCCTTAAAGTAGCATTGATGCAGGAGTGGGAAGAAAAAATTCAGAAAATAGCTCAAATTACTTCAGGGAAAGATGTTACAAATATTTCTGGTGTGCCTACCTGGACAATGGTGCTACTCGAAAAAATTCTACAATTGAAAGGTAAGGACAATATGCATGAAGTGTGGCCTTCTATGGAGGTCTTCTTCCATGGTGCTGTCGCTTTTCATCCTTATAGAGATATTTTTAATAAATTTTTTCCGGAAGGCATTCATTACGTTGAAACTTACAATGCGTCTGAGGGCTTTTTTGGCATTCAAGACAGGCTTAAAAGTGACGATATGTTGCTAATGCTTGACTATGGCATATTTTACGAATTTATCCCACTCGACCAACTTGACTCTGACGATCCAGATGTCTTGACCATAGAGGAGGTAGAATTGGATAAAAACTACGCCATGGTAATTTCTACTAATGCGGGCTTGTGGAGGTATAAAATTGGCGATACTGTTAAGTTTACTTCTTTAAAGCCTTTTAGAATAAAGATTAGTGGTAGGACAAAGCATTTTATCAATGCATTCGGCGAGGAGGTGATTATTGAGAATGCAGAAACAGCTATTGCCAAAGCTTGTTCGGCGACTTCGGCTACTATACGCAATTTTACAGCAGGCCCTGTAGTGCTTGCAGAGAAAAGGCAAGGCAGGCATGAGTGGATCGTCGAATTTTCTACTTGCCCTAATAGTCCTGATATGTTTTCTCAGGTGTTGGATGAGACACTTAAAGAGGTGAATTCTGATTATGAAGCCAAAAGATATAAAGATATGGCGCTTCAGCCACCAGTTATCCATCATGTGCCGGAAGGTACTTTCTATAACTGGATGAAGAAAAGGGGCAAGCTTGGCGGACAAAACAAGGTGCCAAGGTTGGCAAATAACCGTGAGTATATTGATGATATTCTAACTTCTTTGGAGAAGAAAGAAATTTGAATTTCCCTGTAATCGTATTCTTATTTGATCTTTGCCCTTCTTGTCTTTTTCTTTTTTATAGCTTGCAAAGCTTATTGTACGGCCTTGTATTTTTGGACACTATAAATGCATTATTTTAGGTTATGGATAACAGAATATGTTCTCTTTTCAAAATTAAGTTTCCGATCATTCAGGCCGGAATGGTTTGGTGTAGTGGATGGGAGTTGGCTTCGGCTGTTAGTAAGGCGGGAGGCTTAGGGTTAATCGGAGCAGGCTCTATGTATCCTGAGGTGCTGAGGCAACATATAAGAAAATGTAAAGGTGCCTTGGGAGATACACCTTTTGGTGTTAATGTACCTCTGATATATCCAGATATTGAAAAGCACATGGAGGTTATAGCTGACGAAGGCGTGGGTATTGTGTTTACCTCTGCAGGAAACCCAAAAGCATGGACAGGGAAGTTGAAAAGCCAAGGGTGTAAAGTTGTTCATGTGGTTTCAAGTAAAAAGTTTGCTCTAAAAGCATGTGAAGCTGGTGTAGACGCTGTAGTAGGAGAGGGATTTGAAGCTGGTGGGCATAATGGCCGGGAAGAAACGACGACTTTTTGTTTGATTCCCATGCTAAGAGAGGCAATAGATGTACCACTTATTGCAGCAGGAGGTATTGGCACTGGCAGGGGCATGATGGGTGCTATGGCCCTAGGTGCTGATGGTGTGCAAATTGGTAGTAGGCTTGCTGCTAGTTTGGAGTCTTCAGCGCATGATAAGTTTAAGAATAAGGTAGTAGAGCTTGCGGAAGGAGGTACGGCATTGTCTTTAAAACCTATTACCCCGGTAAGGTTAATAAAAAATAGGTTTTGGGAATCTGTTAATGAGGCTGAACAAAGGGGGGCTGGTGTAGAAGAACTTAGAATGCTTTTAGGAAAAGGTCGTGCTAAAAAAGGTATTTTTGAAGGTGATTTGGATGAAGGTGAACTAGAAATTGGGCAGATTGCTGCTGCAATTAACGATATTAAACCTGCTGGAGAAATTGTCTCTGAAATTTGGCAAGAATATCAGTCTTTGCGTAACCAATTTTGTGGCTTATAGCAGGGCGAAAGAGGCCATATAGGTTCGGGAAAAGTTTAATAAAAAAAGAGTAGCTTTAACTAGGGTCTGCTGAAAAACTCAAATTTAACATATGTAAAAAACCGGCCCTGAGCGCTCGCCAGGCCGGTTTTTTATTGTCATCCTTTCAAATACGTCTTTCAGACCCCGAATTATGTTAAAAATTGACTTATGCCATGCTGAAAAACTCAGAAAATAGAGTGCCTGCCTGGTCAATTTGACCAGGTTGAGCACCAGGATTATTGAGGCGATCCACGTTTGGCTGGTATTCTTAAGTCTGGCACGGATACGGTTCATCCCATAGCTGTTTTTTGCTTGTCCAAACTTTCCTTCAACCGGATTCCTCTCTCCTGGACTTACGTGGTTTTCCACTGCCTTTGCGGATGGCCTGCCCAAAGGTTTGGCTGCCAGTTTTATTCCTTTTCCCTTCAACCACTTCCGGTTTTCACGGGTGCAGTAAATTTTGTCTGCCAGTACTTTGGCAGGATAAAAACCAAACCGTTTCCGATATTTTTCAACGTAATCAACAAGATGACTGCCCTCGTTAAAAGCCTCCCAGGACACAGTGTCCAGAAAGGAAAAACCATCCACCATGCTAAGGTGGATCTTGGCTCCAAATTCAGTTTTGGCTCGTGACTTTCCCCGTACAATAGGTCGCACATGAGGCTGATGGATACTAACAATCCGATCTGCTACATGGTGGCCCCGGTTCTTAAACATGCCAAGCTGTTGTTCATAAAGTGTCTGAATGACCCAGTATGACCGCTGTGTACGATGACACAAAGGAAAAACCTCAAAGCTGTCCAGCTGCTTTTCAATGGTCTTGAAGTTTCTTCTAAGGTATTGGAGCTGGGCTTTTATCCCTTTGCGAATTACTTTTCTTGATGGATTCTTGTTCTGGGCCACCTTCAGATAGGTTTTACGAGCTATTTTTCTGTAAGTCCTTGGTTTCTTCCCCTGGGTATTTTTACAATGAAGCTCATCTATGATCTGTTGGGTGATTTCCCTTGCTTTGTTCAGCAGCCCCAAATCGGTTGGGTAAATGATATCTTGAGGACAGGCAGTTGCGTCAAAGATTGCCTCTCCTTTGTTAGACTCTTGCCCACTGGCAAAGGAAGGAGGGTCATTTTTTCCTTTCGTAGTTTTGTCAACTTTTTTTGGGGCTTTTTCCATGTAAAACTCATGGATCCTTTCATTCATCGCATTGATAAGTTCCTGCCCCAACCGTTTTCTGATATCTACAAACAAAGATGGATCAAATGGAGGCTCCTTGATATAAGAACTGTACCCCAGAAAGTATTGCAGATACATGTTTTCGGTAATCTGGGCAACTGTCTCACGATCATCCAGGTTGAGGATATGCTTGATGATCACCACTCCAATCAGCACACGAGGGTTAAGCGCCGGTCTCCCTGTCTTTTTTGGAGGATTGCGTTTGTTGTAGAGATTGACAAGTTCATCCCATGGAATTTTGTTGCTGAGCAAAACCCACCGGTTGTTGGGGTCAAGCTGATTATGAAACGGTGTCTCGAAACCAATAATTGACAACTGGCTGGGACTTGAATATTCGCAGCGTGGTGCACGCCTTTTAGGGGTCTTCTGCATATTTCTTTGCACTTGGACTCCCTCAAATTCATAAAAATAGTTCTAAAATCCTCTTAATGCCGCTATTTTTTATTTCTAAGCAGACCCTAACTACTCTTTTTTGATGATCGTTAACCACTATTTCTTAAATTGATTTTGCAGTTTTTCTGCCGGGATTTTCTTTTTTTCAAGATTTTTTACTGCTGGGCCACATATAATTTCTCCCTTACCGTCAAAGCGGCTTCCATGACATGGGCAGTCCCAGCTTTTCTCTGCTTTATTCCAGTTTACTATGCACTTAAGGTGCGTGCAAACAGGCGACACTGCATTAAGCTCGCCAGATTCATCTCTTGATACGGCGAGTTTTTCGCCATCTATTTCTAAAATTTTACCCTCGCCAGAATAAAGCTCTGCTGTTGTTTCATCGTTGTCTACCCTGTCTGCAATAAAATGTTTGGCTGCGTCCGCATTTTCCCTAATGAAATCATAAGCAGATGCAGCAGGGGTAAAGCGGGAAGCGTCATAGGCATAGAGCCATTTGTTGTCTTTACCTGCTATAAGATCTGCAATAATGCGTGCGGCAATTGTTCCATAAACCAACCCATCACCAGAAAAACCGGTTGCTACAAAAGTTTTTTTAGAGAAAGGGCTTTTGCCAATGTATGGAAGACCATCTGCTGGCTCATAGTACTGTGCCGACCACTTATACTCTATCTCTTCTACCTTAAAATGCGATTTTACATAATGCTCCAGTTTTGCATATTGCTCATGCGCATTTTCTAAGTGACCGGTTTTGTGGTCTTCTCCGCCAACAATCAAATAATCGTGCGATTCAGAATGGCAGCTTCTGATATAATGGTATGGTTCTGCAGTATCCCAAAATAAACCTTCTGGAATTGAGCCTTTCTCTACCCTTGCTGCTACTACATAACTTCTATATGGTGCAGAAACTGTTTGTAACACATTGAAGAATATTGGCAAATGCGTAGCCAGAACCAATTTTTCCGCTTTTAGTTTACCTTCTTCAGTGGTTATGATGAAATAATCGTCTTTTTCTTCTATGTGAATGACCCTTGAGTGCTCATAAATTTTGCTTCCCGATTTGTCAATCGCTTCTGCTAAACCATGCAAATACTCTTGCGCATTAAACCATGCTTGGTTTTCATGTTTAATGGCTTTATACGTTTCAAAAGGTAAAGGAGCATTTTCTTTAATAGAAACGTCCAAAATGGTTTTCTTTAAATGCTCATATTCTTCTTCAATATCCTGTGCATGCTCCTGAATATCGGTATAATAGAAGCCCGGAATCCGTTTAAATCCACATTTGATACCTTCCCTTCTGATATTGTCTTCTATAGTTTGGATGCCAGCCACACGGGATTCCGCAACCAGCTCTATGATTTCTGTATCGAAATCTGTATATAAGTTTTTGTATTTGGTGTCAATGTCTGTGTTTAAGTGGCAGCTTGATAGGCCTGTACTACCGTTACCGATTTTGCTTGCTTCTAGTACTGTTACGTTTTTGCCTTGTTGCGAAAGGTTATAGGCTGTAGATAATCCTGTAATTCCCCCTCCGATTACTGCTACTTCACATTTGCCTTCTCCTTGAAGAGAAGGGTAGTCTTTTTGTTTTCTGGCTTTATCCAGCCAAATAGAATAATGCTTCATATCCGCTTTCCCTTTTGTCCAACTCCTGTATACAATTAACAATGGCTTGCTTGAAATTGTTGGTAAAGTATAAATGAAGCTTCGGATGATGATAAAAAGGATCAAAGAAACTTGTCTCTATGTAGACAACCTAGACCGCACACAAGCTTTTTACCAGGAAAAGTTGGGCTTAAAGTTGATCAACAGGTCAGGAAACCGCCATGTATTTTTTAGGGCTGGCGAATCTGTGTTGTTATGCTTTAACCCTGAGGAGACTAAAAACGACCAAGAGCTTCCGCCACATGCAGGATATGGTACACTGCACCTTGCTTTTGAAGTTTCTGTCGACGAATATAATGACTGGAAGCAGAAAGTAGAAAGTGCCAATATTGAGGTTTTGCAAGAGACTTCCTGGCGGAACGATTTAAAGTCTTTTTATTTCCATGACCCTGATGGTCATTTGCTGGAAATAGTTATGGAAGGAATCTGGGGATAAACTTCCACAACTTTACTAACAAATTTCTTTGCGCATGATCAAATTGTAATTTCTAGCATTCCTAGAAACTGCTTTTCGCTATTCTTCAAGATAGTTAAACCAACATAGGTGTCATTATCTTTTTCATAAATATGTAAAAATGTTGCTTGTTTATTGTCTACCGGTAAAGAGTGCTGCGCCGTCTTTTTGGTTAACTCAAGATCGCTATAAACTTTTATTTGATATTTGCCTTCAGGAGTTTCTAGTAACAGGAAATAGTTATTGTGAAAATTCCACATGCCTTTAACAGCAGCGTTAGGGTCTTTGGATGTTTTTTTTATAACAGGAAATGGAATTCCTGCAGCATGCCCTTGAACAAACTCAGTTATTTCGTCCATGTCTGCCGAAAGCAATGCCAAAGAGGCTTTGTTTTCTTGAACAAAAATCGCTTTTTCTGGTAAGAAAAACATGCCCTTTAGGTTTAAGGCTCCACTTGTGGTAATGTCTTCATTGTATGATAGTAACCTGAAAAAATCTGCGGCTCCTTGCGTGGAAAACACCAAAAAATCTCTATTGAATTTTGTAGGCAATTTAATGAGAAAACTTAGGGTGTTGTTGGTCTGTGTTTTTGGGAATAACACCAAGTGGGGGTAGCCATTAATGTTGAGGTGGTTGATGAGGTATTCACAATCCTGCCCTTCTGGGATGTCTACTTGTTTTACTACTTGTAAGTTTTGGTTTAAAACGTATAGGGTAAGATTTTTTGCAGTAATACTGTAAATGACGCCATTTAGTACAATGGCAGCAGAAAGTTCTGGTAAATGAGAAATGTCTCCTTGCTTTATTATGGTGGTTGTTTTCATTTTTTGATGATCTCCTCTACGGGCTTTTTATATAAAAGTTTTGGCAAATACTCGTAATTTATCGTAATTTTTTATATTTTAGGAAGTTATATTTATATTTTTTTGGGTTTTTTGCAATTTAATCAGAAATTTAACATGTATTTGCCTGGTCAGCCCTAAATTAACATTTATGAAAAAATATTTAATTTTTTTCTGCTTTATTGTTTTTTTTCATTTCTCTTACGGGCAAGAAATCGTGTCAGTAACCAACTCGCTAGAAGCATCTTTGGTAGGGGCTATTGAGCATGTAGATGCTGGCGGTACAGTTATGATTATTGGATCTCATGAGATTAAGCTTACGCAACAAGTTGTTATAGACAAACCTTTGACCATTCTTGCTGCTAGTCCCGATGTAATAATCAGAGCCGGGGATGCGATGGGGGATGAGCAACATATTTTTGTAATAGAAACAGATGATGTAAGTATTGTTAATGTGGAGCTTTCTGGTGCTACGGGTACTTCTGGTCAAGCATGTGGGGAGGAGGTATCAGAAGGTGGCGTAGGGGTTCTTGTGCGGCAAGGTGTTAAAAATACAACCATTGAAAACTGCTATATACACAGCAATGCTTCCCATGGGATTTATTTTGAAGGTGATAATGATGAAGTGGACATTATTAATTGTGTTGTTTCCGATAACTGTAATGATGGAATAAGGGTCAATGACGCAACGAATGTTAAAGTGGCTGGCTGTAAAATTGGAACCAACCGGGAAGGGGATGAGGCTTATGGTAATTACTGGGACGGTATCGTATTCAATAGATCGGAAAATTTTGTTCTGGAGAACAGCATCATTTCGGGCAATGGCGAAGAGCTGTCTTTTGCTGGAAATGTGGGAAGGGGGATTAGGGTGTATGAGACTGAGGAGGGGAGTATCGGGGCGAATTATATTGGAACAGACCTCACAGGCATGTCACGAATCGGTAACCGCTCTCATGGTATTTTTATAGAGGGCGATGGTGACGAAACGGATGTCGCAAATGGAATTGTTATGGCCGACAATATCATTGCTGGAAATGGGACAGCCGGAGCCGGCGAAGGGCATGGTGTGTTTTTGAAGGGTGCAAGTATTAGGGGAACGTTTTATAGAAATTACATTGGACTTAACTCTGCCGGAGAAGATATTATAGCCAACAATGGAAATGGAATCCATATTGAGCTGTCTGATCGTAATATCATTGGTAATTACAGGTATAATAGAAATGTTATCGGCGGAAATGACTATGGCATATATATAGACGACTACCCTGATTGCGGAAGAAACAGAATTGTACACAACTTTATAGGAACAGATGTTTCAGGTACAGAAGCTAAACCTAACCGTAGGTCTGGCATGTATTTGTCTGGTCGTAGATGCGGAAATGAACCAGGGGACATTTCTTTAGTGAGCGATAATGTAGTTTCAAGAAATCAGATGCATGGAATTGAGGGCAATAATCTTTCTGCCATTATAGAAAAAAACATAATTGGATTGCAAGAGGGGGGAAGTGGTTTTTTAGGGAATAATAAAAGAGGTATTTACCTTTCAGGGGCAGTATCTTCTTCTCTTAATGACAATACTGTTTCAGGTAATTTTACCAACGGTGTTGAAATAATTGAGTCTTCAGACATTGATATATGCTCCAACAGAATTGGTGTTGATAATGAAGGTGAGCCTCTTCCCAATGGGGGCAGTGGACTTGTGATCAGGAATAGTTCTAATGTTCATATAGGGTATAGTTCTAATGCGGGGCCTGATGACTATAGCTTATGCAGCAATACTATATCTGCCAACCAACTTCACGGCATAAGGATCGAGAATAGTAGTGATAATATTATTTTGGATAATGTGATTGGGGGGGGGAGTGAAACTAATAGTTTAGGCAATGGGGTCAATGGGATTATGATTCAAGGGCAGTCTCAAAATAATATT is from Cytophagaceae bacterium ABcell3 and encodes:
- a CDS encoding right-handed parallel beta-helix repeat-containing protein; this translates as MKKYLIFFCFIVFFHFSYGQEIVSVTNSLEASLVGAIEHVDAGGTVMIIGSHEIKLTQQVVIDKPLTILAASPDVIIRAGDAMGDEQHIFVIETDDVSIVNVELSGATGTSGQACGEEVSEGGVGVLVRQGVKNTTIENCYIHSNASHGIYFEGDNDEVDIINCVVSDNCNDGIRVNDATNVKVAGCKIGTNREGDEAYGNYWDGIVFNRSENFVLENSIISGNGEELSFAGNVGRGIRVYETEEGSIGANYIGTDLTGMSRIGNRSHGIFIEGDGDETDVANGIVMADNIIAGNGTAGAGEGHGVFLKGASIRGTFYRNYIGLNSAGEDIIANNGNGIHIELSDRNIIGNYRYNRNVIGGNDYGIYIDDYPDCGRNRIVHNFIGTDVSGTEAKPNRRSGMYLSGRRCGNEPGDISLVSDNVVSRNQMHGIEGNNLSAIIEKNIIGLQEGGSGFLGNNKRGIYLSGAVSSSLNDNTVSGNFTNGVEIIESSDIDICSNRIGVDNEGEPLPNGGSGLVIRNSSNVHIGYSSNAGPDDYSLCSNTISANQLHGIRIENSSDNIILDNVIGGGSETNSLGNGVNGIMIQGQSQNNIIGRFSELYERSAGNEISYNARSAIAVLGEAAFNNRISHNQIFCNGYGTDLDETGNNNFSMPLTAPTVDWHEKTISGLAEPESFIEIYKVQPDCDDCQGWKLIGEERASATGEWSFSYQELEGDGSYTFTASDQMAGQAGNTSEFSPCGMVLPVDFLSFEASPKEGYVELLWSTASEKDNDRFEVEFSKDGDFFEKIGQVDGAGSSASIEEYSFDHHGVRHSEVFYRLKQVDYNGAYSYSPVRRVVLEVAVNIYPNPVSDIVHIHGSFDHENVQIDIFNALGVHVLSENISGVSEEIQVPVHKLKPGIYYLEVSEEAKTPEALKFIKK